A single region of the Granulicella sp. L56 genome encodes:
- the rplF gene encoding 50S ribosomal protein L6 produces MSRIGKKPIPMPAGVKYTVDGNTVLVEGPKGKVTAMLPGGITLVQKDGNLVAERQTDKQAAFHGLARALVFNAVTGVTTGWTKELDVVGIGYRVELKGKNMVVFTLGYSHPIEFPLPSGIEVTIDPKQTHVTISGIDRQKVGQVAADMRSLRKPDPYKNKGVRYTGEKLKKKVGKTGAK; encoded by the coding sequence ATGTCACGCATTGGCAAGAAGCCGATCCCCATGCCCGCCGGAGTCAAGTACACCGTCGACGGCAACACCGTTCTCGTTGAAGGCCCCAAGGGCAAAGTTACTGCCATGCTTCCCGGCGGAATCACGCTCGTCCAGAAGGACGGCAACCTCGTTGCGGAGCGCCAGACTGACAAGCAGGCGGCCTTTCACGGTCTCGCCCGCGCACTGGTCTTCAACGCCGTCACTGGCGTCACCACCGGCTGGACCAAGGAACTTGATGTCGTCGGCATTGGTTACCGTGTAGAGCTCAAGGGCAAGAACATGGTTGTCTTTACCCTTGGCTACTCGCACCCGATTGAATTTCCTCTGCCTTCCGGCATCGAAGTCACCATCGACCCCAAGCAGACCCACGTTACGATCTCCGGCATTGATCGCCAGAAGGTCGGCCAGGTTGCTGCCGATATGCGCTCTCTTCGCAAGCCCGATCCTTATAAGAACAAGGGCGTTCGCTATACCGGCGAGAAGCTGAAGAAGAAGGTCGGTAAGACCGGAGCGAAGTAA
- the rpsE gene encoding 30S ribosomal protein S5, producing the protein MAMKKKIDANRLNLKDEVVSINRVTKVVKGGKNMSFAALVVIGDPGEGVVGYGSGKAKEVPQAIRKGIEAAKKNLHKVNLTDTTIPHQVLGHFGAGQVMLKPAAEGTGIIAGKTVRAVMTAAGVQNVLTKSLGTANPHNVIKATFDALIQLRNKAEVAALRGKAVEEL; encoded by the coding sequence ATGGCAATGAAGAAAAAAATCGACGCGAACCGGCTCAACCTGAAGGACGAAGTCGTTTCCATCAATCGCGTCACCAAGGTCGTCAAAGGCGGTAAGAATATGTCCTTCGCCGCCCTCGTCGTCATCGGTGATCCCGGCGAAGGCGTGGTCGGATACGGTTCGGGCAAGGCCAAGGAAGTTCCCCAGGCCATCCGCAAGGGGATCGAAGCGGCCAAGAAGAACCTGCACAAGGTGAATCTCACCGACACCACGATTCCGCACCAGGTGCTGGGTCACTTTGGCGCCGGTCAGGTCATGCTGAAGCCCGCCGCTGAAGGTACCGGCATCATCGCCGGCAAGACGGTTCGCGCTGTGATGACCGCCGCTGGTGTGCAGAACGTGCTCACCAAGTCGCTCGGCACCGCCAACCCGCACAACGTTATCAAGGCCACCTTCGATGCTCTCATCCAGCTTCGCAACAAGGCCGAAGTCGCCGCTTTGCGCGGTAAGGCAGTCGAAGAGCTTTAG
- a CDS encoding type Z 30S ribosomal protein S14, translating into MATTAKRVKDAKKPKFKSRQHNRCQLCGRPRAFLRKFGVCRLCFRGLALKGEIPGVVKSSW; encoded by the coding sequence ATGGCAACTACTGCAAAGCGCGTCAAAGACGCAAAGAAACCGAAGTTCAAGTCCCGTCAGCACAACCGCTGCCAGCTCTGCGGCCGTCCGCGCGCGTTCCTTCGCAAGTTCGGTGTCTGCCGTCTCTGCTTCCGCGGGCTTGCGCTCAAGGGAGAGATTCCAGGCGTCGTCAAGTCAAGCTGGTAG
- the rplP gene encoding 50S ribosomal protein L16 has protein sequence MLMPKKVKYRKQQRGRMCGKAWRGSDLSFGDFGLKVMECGYITDRQIEASRIAMTRFIKRGGKVWLRIFPDKPITKKPAETRMGKGKGAPDHWVCVVRPGRILFEMEGVSPELAKEAMRLAAHKLPLKTSFVQRHDVKATVAAK, from the coding sequence ATGTTGATGCCAAAGAAGGTCAAGTATCGCAAGCAGCAGCGCGGTCGCATGTGCGGCAAGGCGTGGCGCGGCTCCGATCTCTCGTTCGGCGATTTCGGCCTGAAGGTGATGGAGTGCGGTTATATTACCGACCGCCAGATCGAAGCCAGCCGTATCGCGATGACGCGTTTCATCAAGCGTGGCGGCAAGGTCTGGCTCCGTATCTTCCCGGACAAGCCGATCACCAAGAAGCCTGCCGAAACCCGTATGGGTAAAGGTAAGGGAGCACCGGACCACTGGGTCTGCGTAGTTCGCCCTGGCCGGATCCTGTTCGAGATGGAAGGCGTCAGCCCGGAGCTCGCCAAAGAGGCCATGCGCCTCGCGGCTCATAAGCTCCCGCTCAAGACCAGCTTCGTCCAGCGCCACGACGTCAAGGCGACGGTTGCGGCCAAGTAA
- the rpsH gene encoding 30S ribosomal protein S8: MNLTDPVADFLTRIRNSIRARHQKLDVPASKLKAEIARILKEEGYIANYKPTEEDGQKVIRVYLKYGPNNEAVIRDLQRVSRPGCRVYLGRDEIRRVQGGLGISIMTTPKGVMTGRQARREGVGGEILCEVW; this comes from the coding sequence ATGAACCTCACCGATCCAGTAGCAGACTTCCTGACCCGCATCCGCAACTCCATCCGTGCGCGCCACCAGAAGCTTGATGTTCCTGCCTCGAAGCTCAAGGCTGAGATTGCCCGCATCCTCAAGGAAGAGGGCTACATCGCGAACTACAAGCCGACGGAAGAGGACGGCCAGAAGGTCATCCGCGTTTATCTCAAGTACGGCCCGAACAACGAAGCCGTCATCCGCGACCTGCAGCGCGTCTCGCGTCCCGGTTGCCGTGTGTACCTTGGCCGTGATGAGATCCGTCGCGTGCAGGGTGGCCTCGGCATCTCCATCATGACCACCCCCAAGGGTGTCATGACCGGTCGTCAGGCTCGTCGCGAAGGTGTTGGCGGCGAGATCCTCTGCGAAGTCTGGTAA
- the rplN gene encoding 50S ribosomal protein L14 produces MSVQMRTMLDVADNSGARKLQVILPLGGGLGKKAGLGDIVTAAVKEASPDGTVKKGKVVKAVIVRTRKEYRRRDGTYIRFDQNAAVVINDANEPVGTRVFGPVARELREKKFLKIVSLAPEVI; encoded by the coding sequence ATGTCAGTACAAATGAGAACAATGCTTGACGTGGCCGACAACTCCGGCGCACGCAAGTTGCAGGTGATCCTGCCCCTCGGTGGCGGTCTCGGCAAGAAGGCCGGCCTCGGCGACATTGTCACCGCAGCCGTCAAAGAAGCTTCCCCCGATGGCACTGTAAAAAAGGGTAAAGTAGTAAAGGCGGTCATCGTTCGCACCCGCAAAGAGTATCGTCGCCGGGACGGAACGTATATTCGCTTCGACCAGAACGCCGCTGTGGTCATCAATGACGCCAACGAGCCGGTCGGCACCCGCGTCTTTGGCCCCGTGGCCCGCGAACTTCGCGAGAAGAAGTTTCTCAAGATCGTCTCGCTCGCACCTGAGGTCATCTAG
- the rplE gene encoding 50S ribosomal protein L5 codes for MASRFREKYETEIKQAIAKELNITNPMAIPKLEKIVINMGLGEATQNVKIMDPLIADLASIAGQKPVTTRAKKSIAAFKLREGMPIGAMVTLRGDNMYEFLDRLVSIALPRVRDFRGVSTKSFDGRGNYTLGLRDQLIFAEIDYAKVDKLKGMNVTIVTTAADDNGARALLKGFGMPFRVGA; via the coding sequence ATGGCATCACGATTCAGAGAGAAGTACGAGACAGAGATCAAGCAGGCGATCGCCAAAGAATTGAACATCACCAATCCCATGGCCATTCCGAAGCTGGAGAAGATTGTCATCAACATGGGTCTCGGCGAAGCCACCCAGAACGTCAAGATCATGGATCCACTGATTGCCGATCTCGCCTCTATCGCTGGCCAGAAGCCTGTGACGACCAGGGCCAAGAAGTCCATCGCCGCTTTCAAGCTGCGTGAAGGCATGCCCATCGGCGCCATGGTGACTCTGCGCGGCGACAACATGTACGAGTTCCTCGACCGCCTGGTTTCGATCGCTCTTCCTCGCGTCCGCGACTTTCGCGGCGTCTCCACGAAGAGCTTTGATGGCCGCGGAAATTACACCCTTGGCTTGCGCGATCAGCTCATCTTCGCCGAAATCGACTATGCGAAGGTCGACAAGCTCAAAGGTATGAACGTAACTATCGTCACTACGGCAGCGGACGACAACGGTGCCCGCGCCCTGCTCAAGGGTTTCGGAATGCCCTTCCGCGTCGGAGCGTAG
- the rplO gene encoding 50S ribosomal protein L15 yields the protein MAIRNLSNLRAPKKANENKKRVGRGMGSGIGKTSGRGHKGQGSRSGSSLMRGFEGGQMPLHRRMPKRGFTNIFRVEYQVLGLDRIAEINAASNETEFTLEKIVALGLLRKKKGLIKVLNNGELKIAVTVHAHKFSKTAQEAIEKAGGKAILIG from the coding sequence ATGGCAATCCGTAATCTCTCCAATCTCCGCGCCCCTAAAAAGGCCAATGAAAACAAGAAGCGTGTCGGACGCGGTATGGGTTCCGGCATCGGTAAGACCTCCGGCCGTGGCCACAAGGGTCAGGGTTCGCGTTCCGGTTCGAGCCTGATGCGCGGCTTCGAAGGCGGCCAGATGCCCCTTCACCGCCGTATGCCCAAGCGCGGCTTTACCAACATCTTCCGCGTCGAATACCAGGTGCTTGGCCTTGACCGCATCGCCGAGATCAACGCCGCCTCAAACGAGACCGAGTTCACGCTCGAAAAGATCGTTGCTCTTGGACTTCTGCGCAAGAAGAAGGGCCTTATCAAGGTACTGAACAACGGCGAGCTGAAGATCGCCGTCACCGTTCACGCGCACAAGTTTTCCAAGACCGCACAGGAAGCAATCGAAAAGGCCGGCGGCAAGGCCATCCTCATCGGCTAA
- the rpsC gene encoding 30S ribosomal protein S3, with the protein MGQKVHPYGFRLGINKPWKSRWFVERGYDKLLVEDVKLKAELREKLKAAGVSSVEVERPGNKLRLIIRTARPGIIIGRKGAEIDKLKADIQKRTSREVFIDILEVNKPELDAQLVAENIALQLEKRVSFRRAMRKSVDSALRFGCKGIKVRVSGRLNGNEIARSEWYLQGRLPLHTLRADIDYGFAEAHTTYGIIGVKTWVYRGDIYEQKKRRDQVVTTGAFAS; encoded by the coding sequence ATGGGACAGAAAGTCCATCCGTATGGGTTTCGCCTCGGCATCAATAAGCCGTGGAAGTCGCGCTGGTTCGTCGAGCGTGGCTATGACAAGCTGCTGGTTGAGGACGTCAAGCTGAAGGCTGAGCTGCGCGAGAAGCTGAAGGCTGCCGGCGTCAGCTCCGTTGAAGTGGAGCGTCCGGGCAACAAGCTGCGTCTCATCATTCGCACCGCTCGTCCGGGCATCATCATCGGCCGCAAGGGCGCGGAGATCGACAAGCTCAAGGCCGACATTCAGAAGCGCACCAGTCGTGAGGTCTTCATCGATATCCTCGAGGTCAACAAGCCAGAGCTCGATGCTCAGCTCGTTGCCGAGAACATCGCCCTTCAGCTCGAAAAGCGCGTCAGTTTCCGCCGCGCGATGCGCAAGAGCGTGGACTCTGCTCTCCGCTTCGGCTGCAAGGGCATCAAGGTTCGTGTCTCCGGCCGTCTCAATGGAAATGAGATTGCACGCTCGGAGTGGTATCTCCAGGGCCGTCTGCCGCTGCACACGCTGCGCGCCGACATCGACTACGGTTTCGCCGAGGCACACACCACCTACGGCATCATCGGCGTCAAGACCTGGGTCTATCGTGGCGATATCTACGAGCAGAAGAAGCGTCGCGACCAGGTCGTTACAACCGGCGCATTCGCGTCGTAA
- the rplR gene encoding 50S ribosomal protein L18, with protein sequence MINPRQRNVIRQRVHTRIREKMSGTAERPRLNVYRSLNHIYTQLVDDLNGVTLASASSLGKKGEEKNYGGNIVAAAEVGKLIAQRAQEKGIKKIVFDRGGYLYHGRVKALADAAREAGLDF encoded by the coding sequence ATGATCAATCCCCGTCAACGTAACGTTATCCGCCAGCGCGTCCACACGCGTATCCGCGAGAAGATGTCCGGCACTGCCGAGCGCCCACGTCTCAACGTTTACCGCTCGCTCAACCACATCTACACGCAGCTGGTCGACGATCTCAACGGCGTCACGCTTGCCTCGGCTTCCTCGCTGGGGAAAAAAGGCGAAGAGAAGAACTACGGCGGCAATATCGTTGCCGCGGCCGAAGTGGGCAAGCTCATCGCTCAGCGTGCGCAGGAGAAGGGCATCAAGAAGATTGTGTTCGACCGTGGCGGTTATCTGTATCACGGCCGCGTCAAGGCCCTCGCCGATGCTGCTCGCGAAGCTGGACTCGATTTCTAA
- a CDS encoding adenylate kinase, with amino-acid sequence MTTDSASHHSQAQAESTFLPGPVLLLGAPGVGKGTQAQLLMATFGIPQISTGDILRENIAKGTELGKTAKGLMDKGQLVPDQIVNDMVQGRLTAADVHAGYILDGFPRTLAQATWLDAHLPIFRETPPLVAVNIRVDEAELLRRITGRRICSACRHIYNIYSHPPTKPGACDLDGSPLLHRSDDTEEAFTERMKAYESLTAPVIEHYRASNRFREVSGEPSVEEVSQTIVAALKALRESNPKS; translated from the coding sequence TTGACCACCGATTCCGCATCCCATCATTCTCAGGCCCAGGCAGAAAGCACCTTTCTGCCTGGGCCGGTACTCCTTTTAGGGGCTCCCGGCGTAGGTAAGGGAACCCAGGCCCAGTTGCTGATGGCCACCTTCGGCATTCCGCAGATCTCTACCGGCGATATTCTTCGCGAGAACATCGCCAAAGGGACCGAGCTGGGAAAGACGGCCAAGGGATTGATGGATAAGGGACAGCTCGTTCCGGACCAGATTGTCAACGATATGGTGCAGGGCCGCCTCACGGCCGCCGATGTTCACGCCGGTTACATCCTCGATGGCTTCCCCCGGACGCTGGCTCAGGCGACTTGGCTGGACGCGCATCTCCCCATCTTCCGTGAGACGCCGCCATTGGTGGCTGTCAATATTCGCGTCGATGAGGCTGAGCTGCTCCGCCGTATTACCGGGCGCCGCATCTGTTCGGCCTGCAGACACATCTATAACATCTACTCGCATCCACCTACGAAGCCGGGCGCCTGCGATCTCGATGGAAGCCCGCTCCTGCATCGCAGCGACGATACGGAAGAGGCTTTTACAGAACGAATGAAGGCGTATGAGTCTCTGACGGCCCCGGTGATCGAACACTATCGCGCGAGCAATCGCTTCCGCGAGGTCAGCGGCGAGCCGTCGGTAGAGGAAGTATCACAAACTATTGTTGCTGCACTGAAGGCGTTGCGCGAATCAAACCCTAAGTCCTAA
- the rpmJ gene encoding 50S ribosomal protein L36, with product MKVRASVKKICDKCKVIHRRGVVRVICENAKHKQRQG from the coding sequence ATGAAGGTTCGAGCATCAGTAAAGAAGATTTGCGATAAGTGCAAGGTCATTCACCGCCGCGGCGTCGTTCGTGTCATCTGCGAGAACGCCAAGCACAAGCAGCGCCAGGGATAA
- the rpmC gene encoding 50S ribosomal protein L29, whose amino-acid sequence MDFEKISNLSDDELKTQAAQAGEQLFRIRFQKTLGNTEGLKKLKTLKLDVARIKTVERQRTLAAEKAAAPVRVNAAPAKSTRTARKKAKKD is encoded by the coding sequence ATGGATTTCGAAAAGATCAGTAATCTCAGTGATGACGAACTCAAGACGCAAGCGGCGCAGGCCGGCGAGCAGCTCTTCCGCATCCGCTTTCAGAAGACCCTCGGCAACACCGAAGGCCTGAAGAAGCTGAAGACGCTTAAGCTCGACGTCGCCCGCATCAAGACCGTCGAACGTCAGCGCACCCTCGCTGCGGAAAAGGCAGCCGCTCCGGTTCGCGTCAATGCCGCACCGGCCAAGAGCACACGCACCGCCCGCAAGAAAGCGAAGAAGGACTAA
- the rplX gene encoding 50S ribosomal protein L24 codes for MAGIKIKRNDTVEVIAGKDKGKRGKVIRVIADRNRVLVERVMMIKKHLKPNPQRNIQGGIAEQESPIHISNVMLVDGEGNKTRVGTRLEGDKKVRFSKASGNNIPEKKK; via the coding sequence ATGGCAGGCATCAAGATCAAGCGTAACGACACCGTCGAAGTGATCGCCGGTAAAGACAAGGGCAAGCGCGGCAAAGTCATCCGCGTCATCGCCGACAGGAACCGCGTTCTCGTCGAGCGTGTCATGATGATCAAGAAGCACCTCAAGCCCAACCCCCAGCGCAACATCCAGGGCGGCATCGCCGAGCAGGAGTCGCCGATCCACATCTCGAACGTGATGCTGGTCGACGGCGAAGGCAACAAGACCCGCGTCGGAACGCGGCTTGAAGGCGACAAGAAAGTTCGCTTCTCGAAGGCAAGCGGCAACAACATCCCCGAGAAGAAGAAGTAG
- the rpsQ gene encoding 30S ribosomal protein S17 encodes MADTTNTTAAPASSVQTSAEAQPSRRNEKVGLVVSTKMQKTIVVEIEMRKAHPKYKRVMKSNKKFYAHDEQNSARVGDVVRIREARPLSKLKRWSLEEIVRRSSLSQLAEEKTTPVAAEAK; translated from the coding sequence ATGGCAGACACAACCAACACCACCGCAGCCCCTGCTTCTTCAGTACAGACTTCCGCCGAAGCCCAGCCCTCACGCCGCAACGAGAAGGTCGGCCTCGTCGTCTCGACCAAGATGCAGAAGACCATTGTTGTCGAGATCGAGATGCGCAAGGCGCACCCGAAGTACAAGCGCGTCATGAAGTCGAACAAGAAGTTCTACGCGCACGACGAGCAGAACTCCGCCCGCGTCGGCGATGTGGTCCGCATTCGCGAAGCGCGTCCCTTGTCGAAGCTGAAGCGCTGGTCGCTCGAAGAGATCGTCCGCCGCTCCTCGCTCTCGCAGCTTGCTGAAGAGAAGACGACCCCAGTCGCTGCCGAAGCGAAGTAG
- the secY gene encoding preprotein translocase subunit SecY, which translates to MFEKFANIFRITDLRTRVLFTLAMLAIYRLGSHIPTPGINADMLAQYFNQNAGSSLGLVDLFSGGNLRKLTVFALGIMPYITASIIFQLLTVIYEPLAKLQKEGELGRRKITQWTRYVTIMLGVVQSFAIALTLTNTSTGESMVTISKGLFVPLCVLTLTAGTGFVMWLGEQITERGIGNGMSLLIFAGIVVGIPAGIGDLWQKALDRTWGAFTPFAILVLIVGMLAVVTFIVYVEKAERRIPVQYAKRIVGRKMMGGQSTHLPLKVNSGGVMPVIFAASILSAPLLFSGASIFGYSLHDSPFFGPLFRALGPGEPWYVFLYSVSIIFFAYFYISIVFRPDDIADNMRKYGGFIPGIRPGKRTADFINDVLTRITLVGGVYLVIISLIPMLLISGIHFNHLWLIGGIFDKMPTWVTNGLGVSFYFGGTSLLIVVGVAMDTVQQIEAQLVMRHYEGFSPRSGRIRGRKSW; encoded by the coding sequence ATGTTCGAGAAATTCGCAAACATCTTCCGTATTACCGATCTGCGCACGCGCGTTCTGTTCACGCTTGCGATGCTGGCCATCTATCGCCTCGGGTCGCACATTCCCACCCCTGGTATCAACGCCGATATGCTGGCGCAATACTTCAATCAGAACGCCGGGTCGTCCCTCGGGCTGGTCGATCTCTTCTCGGGCGGAAATCTGCGCAAGCTGACCGTCTTCGCCCTTGGCATCATGCCGTACATTACCGCCTCCATCATCTTCCAACTGCTTACTGTTATCTATGAGCCGCTGGCAAAGCTGCAGAAGGAAGGCGAACTCGGGCGGCGCAAGATCACGCAGTGGACCCGCTACGTCACGATCATGCTGGGCGTCGTCCAGTCTTTCGCCATCGCGTTGACCTTGACCAACACCTCCACCGGCGAGTCAATGGTCACCATCTCCAAAGGCTTGTTCGTTCCGCTCTGCGTGCTGACACTGACCGCTGGAACCGGCTTCGTCATGTGGCTGGGGGAACAGATCACCGAGCGCGGCATCGGCAATGGAATGAGTCTGCTTATCTTTGCCGGTATTGTTGTCGGTATTCCTGCCGGCATTGGCGATCTTTGGCAGAAGGCGCTGGACAGGACCTGGGGTGCCTTTACTCCCTTCGCGATCCTTGTGCTCATCGTCGGAATGCTCGCGGTTGTGACCTTTATCGTCTACGTTGAAAAGGCGGAGCGCCGCATCCCGGTTCAGTACGCCAAGCGTATCGTCGGACGCAAGATGATGGGCGGCCAGTCGACCCATCTTCCGTTGAAGGTCAACTCTGGTGGTGTGATGCCGGTCATCTTTGCCGCGTCGATCCTCTCGGCGCCGCTGCTGTTTTCCGGTGCGAGCATCTTCGGCTACTCGTTGCACGATTCGCCGTTCTTCGGCCCGCTCTTCCGCGCTCTCGGCCCCGGCGAACCGTGGTACGTGTTCCTCTATAGCGTCTCTATTATCTTCTTCGCCTACTTCTATATCTCGATTGTCTTCCGCCCTGACGATATCGCAGACAATATGCGCAAGTACGGCGGCTTCATCCCCGGCATTCGCCCCGGCAAGCGCACGGCTGACTTTATCAACGATGTGCTGACCCGCATCACCTTGGTCGGCGGCGTCTACCTGGTGATCATCTCGCTGATTCCGATGTTGCTCATCAGTGGTATTCACTTCAACCATCTGTGGCTCATCGGCGGAATCTTCGACAAGATGCCAACCTGGGTAACGAATGGTCTTGGCGTCAGCTTCTATTTCGGCGGTACGTCGCTTCTGATTGTCGTCGGTGTGGCAATGGATACGGTCCAGCAGATCGAAGCTCAGCTCGTGATGCGCCACTATGAGGGCTTCTCTCCGCGGAGCGGTCGTATTCGTGGCCGCAAGAGCTGGTAG
- the infA gene encoding translation initiation factor IF-1 gives MSKEDAIEVMAVVVETLPNAMFKVELENKHQALAHVSGRMRKNFIRILPGDRVAIELSPYDLNRGRIVYRYK, from the coding sequence TTGTCGAAGGAAGATGCAATTGAAGTGATGGCAGTCGTCGTCGAGACGCTGCCGAACGCGATGTTCAAGGTCGAGCTTGAGAACAAGCACCAGGCCCTTGCGCACGTCTCCGGACGTATGCGTAAAAACTTCATCCGCATCCTCCCCGGCGACCGTGTCGCGATTGAGCTCAGCCCGTACGATCTCAACCGTGGTCGCATCGTCTACCGCTACAAGTAG
- the rpmD gene encoding 50S ribosomal protein L30, translated as MADNNAIAKIKLQYFRSKICTPVKHKLVIKGLGFTRLNQVVEREDTPSIRGMVAKVPHLVRVVE; from the coding sequence ATGGCTGACAATAACGCAATCGCCAAAATCAAGCTGCAGTACTTCCGTTCCAAGATCTGCACTCCGGTCAAGCACAAGCTCGTCATCAAGGGCCTCGGCTTTACCCGTCTCAATCAGGTCGTCGAGCGCGAAGACACGCCATCCATTCGTGGCATGGTGGCAAAGGTTCCGCATCTTGTCCGCGTCGTCGAGTAA
- the map gene encoding type I methionyl aminopeptidase, producing MAILIKSPAEIEKMRISGKALRQVHDAIAPFVKPGATTMDLENVAVRKIAELGAIAAFKGYHGYPAALCTSINNEVVHGMPNEKRVLNEGDIVSIDCGVIIDGFYSDAAVTYAVGKVSPETQKLLDVTLASLEAAIQQCQVGGRLFDISAAVQQMCEAAGFGVVRDFVGHGIGKSMHEDPQLPNFGAAGKGPRLKAGMVLAIEPMINAGGPEVRVLKDGWTAVTIDGSYSAHFEHTVAITKDGPRVLTR from the coding sequence ATGGCCATACTCATCAAATCGCCCGCAGAGATCGAGAAGATGCGGATCTCCGGCAAGGCCCTCCGCCAGGTCCACGACGCCATTGCGCCTTTCGTTAAGCCAGGCGCGACCACGATGGACCTCGAGAATGTCGCTGTCCGCAAGATTGCCGAACTCGGCGCGATTGCCGCTTTCAAGGGCTACCACGGCTATCCCGCGGCGCTCTGCACCTCGATCAACAATGAGGTAGTTCATGGGATGCCCAATGAGAAGCGCGTTCTCAACGAAGGAGATATCGTCTCCATCGACTGTGGCGTCATCATCGACGGCTTTTATTCCGATGCGGCTGTGACCTATGCAGTCGGCAAGGTCAGCCCCGAGACGCAAAAACTCCTCGACGTAACCCTCGCCTCCCTTGAAGCTGCCATCCAACAATGCCAGGTGGGTGGGCGCCTCTTCGATATCTCTGCTGCCGTTCAGCAGATGTGTGAGGCCGCTGGTTTTGGGGTCGTCCGTGACTTTGTCGGCCATGGTATTGGTAAATCCATGCACGAAGACCCCCAGCTTCCCAACTTTGGTGCTGCCGGAAAAGGCCCTCGGCTCAAGGCGGGCATGGTCCTCGCCATTGAACCGATGATCAATGCGGGTGGTCCCGAAGTTCGGGTCCTCAAAGATGGCTGGACTGCCGTGACCATCGACGGAAGCTACAGTGCCCACTTCGAGCACACGGTAGCCATCACAAAAGATGGCCCCCGTGTGCTTACCCGCTAG